The proteins below come from a single Cottoperca gobio chromosome 11, fCotGob3.1, whole genome shotgun sequence genomic window:
- the pomca gene encoding proopiomelanocortin a translates to MCPMWLLVAMVGVAKGAVSQCWEHPSCQEVNSESSIMECIQLCRSDLTAEMPVIPGDPHLQPDTASDPELLLPLSLLSSSSPQAKRSYAMEHFRWGKPVGRKRRPVKVYTSNGVEEESAELFPGEMRRRELGSKMIAATEEEEKAQEVADDEQELLPGDVHEKKDGTYKMKHFRWSGPPASKRYGGFMKSWDERGQRPLLTLFRNVINKDGQQQEREQ, encoded by the exons ATGTGTCCTATGTGGCTATTGGTGGCGATGGTGGGCGTGGCCAAAGGAGCTGTGAGTCAGTGCTGGGAACATCCGAGCTGTCAGGAGGTCAACTCTGAGAGTAGCAtcatg GAGTGTATCCAGCTCTGTCGCTCAGACCTCACCGCCGAGATGCCTGTGATCCCGGGGGATCCACACCTCCAGCCTGATACTGCATCAGACCCCGAGCTTCtgcttcccctctctcttttatcttcctcctcccctcaggCCAAACGCTCCTACGCCATGGAGCATTTCCGCTGGGGGAAGCCTGTTGGGCGAAAACGCCGCCCGGTCAAAGTCTACACCTCCAACGGCGTGGAAGAGGAGTCAGCCGAGCTTTTCCctggagagatgaggagaagggAACTTGGCAGCAAGATGATAGCAgcaacagaggaagaggagaaggcgCAGGAGGTGGCAGACGACGAGCAGGAGCTGCTCCCAGGTGACGTCCACGAGAAGAAAGACGGCACGTACAAGATGAAGCACTTCCGCTGGAGCGGCCCGCCAGCCAGCAAACGCTACGGCGGCTTCATGAAGAGCTGGGACGAGCGCGGACAGAGGCCGCTGCTCACACTCTTCAGAAACGTCATCAACAAAGAtggacagcagcaggagagagagcagtga